TGCCCCGTGTAATAGAGCGGTATTTTTCGCTCCACGCAGGTGCGGACATTTTCCAGCCAGGACAAGACATAAAGATTGTATTTCCTGCCAAGTCCGTAATCCATGCAGAAGTATCTATCCACCAGCGCTTCTTGCTTGACGAAGAGCAGATTGAAAGCCGCGAGTTCTTCCTGCACAAAATAGAGCGTGTATTCGGCGCCCGGTACTCTCTCGCAGATTTTATCGAAGAACAAACGGTTGTGCACGCCAAGCGCCATGGGGCTGCGCGCCACGGTATCCAGATAAAGCTGGAAGATCCTGTCCAGATAAGGAGAAATGGTACGGCTGCGAATGACCCGGACTTCAGGAGCCACCCGCATTTTGCGGTGCAGGTCCTTTCTCGCGGCCCCTGAAAGGCGATTCAGGTATTCCTCCACGCTGCTGAAATCAATCGGCAGTTGGGCACAAGGTCGAAATTGTACCCGGTTGAATTTCTTGCATGCATCTTCGGGTAGTCTGCCGTACTGATTGAAGTTGTAAAGCGCCACCATGTCGTTTTTGTGTTCGACGGCGAGCGTTTGCAAGGTGCTGAAGGCCATTTTGCAGGCCGCATCGAGGGTGTCCACATCGATTTGCGGATCAATCCCGATTTCACTCCATTCCCCTTCAACCAACCCCACGCCCAATATGCGGGGTTGAAAAATCGAGGGCATGAGACGACCTGCCGCTTTCAGCGCTTTCTTGGCCCAACCCTCCACAAAAGTGGACAGATCAAAGCGGGTTTCAAACAGCGGCAACAAGAGAATCGGAGCCTCATCGTTGAAGACCACGATGCTGCCCAGGTTAAAACCGTCGACACCGGATTCTTCCAACAGAAAAAGGAGGGGGGCGGTGATGGACGGCTCCGGGAAAAGCCGTCCCAGTGCTGCCGCCGACACTCCGTCCAGCCGCGGCAGGTAGTGGCACGCCAGGTTATTCATGAGGCTGTCGGTCTCCGCTGCCAGAGGGCGATGGAAAGCCACATCTGGCGCTGAGGAAACGAACGCACCCACAGGGTTTGGTTGGCCGCCAGGGGGAATCGCTCCCGAGCCTTTCCTGACAAGCCCACCGCAAAGGTATAGCCGCCGTCCCCGCAGGCCGTTCCCTCTGTCGCTGGATAGACGGCGATTTGCCGCGGTTCCACGAGATGGAAGGCACAACCCAGGGCTTTGACTGCAGCCTCCTTGATCGACCAGAGCAGGGCTGCGGCCGCTGCCAGATCGCCGTCCGCCAACTTCGCGGCATGTTCGAGCTCTGCTGGCTGAAAGACCCGGTGCAGGGGGTATTCTCCTTGAAATTCATCGGTCCCTGCCACATCGATGCCGATATCGGACTCATCGCCACAAAGCGCGGCCCAGACCTTTCCGCCACTCTCGCTGAAGGAGACGGCCGGACCTGGAGAATCTCCCAAAAGGAGATGCGGCCTGCCGAGCAGACCACGTACCAGCTGTATCGGCAATGCTTCTGCGGCGGCGGATTGACAGCATTGCCAACGAGGACTTTCCGTGGCCGCAAGGTGATCCAACAGGGTGGAGACGAGGCGGTGCCTGGTTTCGCTCCCCCGTGGCAGGCAGGCATGGAAGACCGGCCCGCTTCCGTGCAAGAAATGCACGGCATGAACGGTTGATCCCTGGCAATCCTCAGTCACCGCCACTTCCATGCTTCTTGCCGATCTCGTCCTTTTCGAGCCTGCCGGTTCAGGCCGATACCCAGTGCATCCGCAACCCCTGAATCTGCATGATGGTGCGGCCTTGCTCGTCAATCCCGCGGGCGTCCCAGGCGAGGCCGTCTTCGCCCCGTGCCCGCAAGCGGGCCTCCAGGATGAGCTGTTCTCCGGCCCGGCATTGACGCGAAAACCTCATCTCGCCGATCTCCAGGGGAATCAGCGAGCGTCGCTCCGAGGGGTCCGTTGCTGCCAGGTGGAAGGCGGCCAGCTGCAGCAGAGCCTCGCAAAGGTAGGGCGAGTATTGGTACCGGGCGCTCGGCAGGTTGGCAAAGTCACTGGTCTCCCGGCAGGTGGTCCGACCCCGCACCACTCCCGGGCCGGCACCGTCCAGACGCTCCATTACGCGATACCGGCCTTCGAGGCCGCTGCGGTCCTTGTACCATTTGAGAACGTTTTTCGGGTCCATGCCCCTGGTCCGCAATTCGTCCGGCCGGACGGGAAAGTCCGGGAGTTCCCCCCCGGGATACTCTCCGCCGCCGGCAAGGATCACCTGACCCTGGAAGTGCGGGGTGAAGCGGTCGGTCAATCTCCCGGCAGGAGTAATCTCCCGGGCGGCGAGAGAGACCTCGCACACAACCTCCCGCTCGCCGCCGCCGGCCCGGCGGCAGAAGATTCTGGACGGCCGGGGGAGGCCGATCGGACATTGAATCATGTCCATGAGCCGCACCTGGCGAACGCCGCGCACCTGCAAGTGGGGATACAGGATCCGGGCGGCTTCCATGAAGGTTTCCAGGACCATGGCGGCGGAGACCAGAGGGTGCTGGATAAACTTGAAGGGCCGGTGATCC
The sequence above is drawn from the Desulfuromonadales bacterium genome and encodes:
- a CDS encoding 4'-phosphopantetheinyl transferase superfamily protein, which translates into the protein MPIQLVRGLLGRPHLLLGDSPGPAVSFSESGGKVWAALCGDESDIGIDVAGTDEFQGEYPLHRVFQPAELEHAAKLADGDLAAAAALLWSIKEAAVKALGCAFHLVEPRQIAVYPATEGTACGDGGYTFAVGLSGKARERFPLAANQTLWVRSFPQRQMWLSIALWQRRPTAS
- a CDS encoding polyketide synthase dehydratase domain-containing protein, with amino-acid sequence FFVGLSSAAAIQGNPGQTNYAAANRMMSALLGNLHRENGAIRFKALMLPPIEGAGMAEDPEIRELLKRKGVGYIHANELAGLFCRELLATPADDVWVMFMRQLPAVKTAPRLDTTRPVLKSELAGGTVSLRSEDFPMIEEISRLDLRKEELEAGRTFSREKDLWIADHRPFKFIQHPLVSAAMVLETFMEAARILYPHLQVRGVRQVRLMDMIQCPIGLPRPSRIFCRRAGGGEREVVCEVSLAAREITPAGRLTDRFTPHFQGQVILAGGGEYPGGELPDFPVRPDELRTRGMDPKNVLKWYKDRSGLEGRYRVMERLDGAGPGVVRGRTTCRETSDFANLPSARYQYSPYLCEALLQLAAFHLAATDPSERRSLIPLEIGEMRFSRQCRAGEQLILEARLRARGEDGLAWDARGIDEQGRTIMQIQGLRMHWVSA